In Deltaproteobacteria bacterium, the following are encoded in one genomic region:
- a CDS encoding TetR/AcrR family transcriptional regulator, with protein MARTAPTAAATRRPGKPPRRRTQAERSALSEKLMLRAAVKLIARQGYSRTTLAEIGKVAGYSGGLVSHRFGSKQDLLRALVERMTTRFAHDQMIPAIEGRAGLDALCEMGDTYLRELAAREERLRALYVLMGEALGPVPELRSVFAELNESIRSAAGGCIRRGIEEGRIRADVDPGAGAAMFLALLRGVAMQWLVDPGAVDLAALRESVKETIRRSLAR; from the coding sequence ATGGCGCGGACGGCCCCGACTGCCGCCGCAACCCGGCGCCCGGGGAAGCCGCCCCGCCGGCGCACCCAGGCCGAGCGGTCGGCGCTCTCGGAGAAGCTCATGCTGCGCGCGGCGGTCAAGCTGATCGCCCGCCAGGGCTACAGCCGCACCACGCTGGCCGAGATCGGCAAGGTGGCGGGCTACAGCGGCGGGCTCGTGAGCCACCGCTTCGGCTCGAAGCAGGACCTGCTCCGCGCCCTCGTCGAGAGGATGACGACCCGCTTCGCACACGACCAGATGATCCCGGCCATCGAGGGCCGCGCCGGGCTCGACGCGCTCTGCGAAATGGGCGACACCTACCTGCGCGAGCTCGCTGCCCGCGAGGAGCGGCTGCGTGCCCTCTACGTCCTCATGGGCGAGGCGCTGGGACCGGTACCCGAGCTGCGCAGCGTCTTTGCCGAGCTGAACGAGTCCATCCGCTCGGCGGCCGGCGGCTGCATCCGCCGGGGCATCGAGGAGGGGCGGATTCGAGCCGATGTCGATCCCGGAGCCGGGGCCGCCATGTTCCTCGCTCTGCTGCGGGGGGTGGCAATGCAGTGGCTCGTCGACCCGGGGGCCGTCGACCTGGCGGCCCTGCGCGAGTCCGTCAAGGAGACGATACGACGGAGCCTCGCGAGATGA